CTTTTCCAGTTTGCTCTGACTGGCATAAATTGTGGGTTTTTAGGTGTCTAGCTCACTGTTTTTCCGGCCGAGGTGGCTTGCCAAGATAAATGAATACACATTAAAAGGCTGTGGTGTACTATACATAGATGCACCACGTCCATTGCACTCGCTGGCTTCCCCTATGCTTAGACTTGATTCCGATGTCTGACAGAAACTGGAAAGTGTTTTGAATACAACCACGTATTGGCCGGAATGGCTTCAGGCTCGAAATCAAGATCTTTCAGCTCGATGACTGGTTATTAAACCGTAAGTAAGGActacttaaaaaatattgggtaaatgatttaaaattaaatgcatttaagccATTGAGATATTAATCAATACAAATAACTTACAAATCCCAAACTGTATTGATCTTGACATTTAGTTAAAAAGGCACTTTTACTATGCGTTGTAGGACGCTAATAAAAGCGTCTAGCTGTTTTGCAAACCAGGTCCATTCGCCCATTCATAAGGCGATAACCGAACTGGGATTAGGGCCAGCTGAGCTCTCTACCATCGCCAGCACGAAACCCAACATCCACGCCAACGCGTTATGTTTGGGCCTGGTCAACGTAATGACAGCTTCGCGTGTTTCGGGCCGCGAGTGGATGGCTGCCTTATTGGTGGCTTGGCGGCATTCTGGCTATATCGCTCCACGACTACAAAATGTTCATTCACAAAGTGCCGGCAAGACGCCAACGCATTCGAGGCAAAAACCGCTTATCAAGCTGTCGCTGGCGGTCTGTtgtcacacacaaaaaatggttttgcaacaaataaaacataataatttgCATGTGGGCTGCGACTTGGAAACGTGGTTCAATCATTCAAAAAATCAGCTTATAAGCTTtgggacatttttttttggttgttgttgttctatTGGAATTTATTCTATTCCTATTCTAATACCCAagatttttatgattttcctCTATCCCAAGCATGATAttcattgcatttatttaaatctatAAAATGACGATATCACGGAAAAAGTAATACAAATGGTATTATTAATAAAGGTATTCCAGATATTCTAAGAACTAGATGACATTTTGTTTACCTACATATAATTATAGGGAGTGTAACGAGTACTTTCCAACATAATAAGCTCAAACCTATTTTTGGTCAAAccaaatttattatttattttacattgcATGTGGAGTTGAACTCAGTATATGTTtggcaaaattaaataaaagttggcAAAAATAGCGAAAATCGATTTCCGTTGAGCTATTGTTCGTGTTGTGCTTCGCcgtgttgtttttatttgtgcatTTCCTGGCTTTTCCGTTGGCATTGTCTCGTTCGTTTACCTTTTTGCACTGCTATTCATGCAATTACCGTGGCCCAGAGCCGGCTTCTTTTGGgtattttgcattaaaatcgattttgcaattgacattttgatgattatacctgttactcgttgagtaaaagggtatactagattcgttgaaaagtatgttacaggcaaaagaaaatctttccgaccatataaagtatatatattctttattataTCCGTCTGTGCGATTGATCTCAAAAGCTGAAATGCTTAGATTatgcatgcagactccagaggcatagacgcaacgcaagtttgttttcccattttgccacgcccagtctaacgctcacaaaccgcccaaaactgccacgcccacacttttgaaaaatgtttagatattttttcagaaatgtattagtattgtatatttctttcgcccacaaaccgccaacaactgccagtgtgaaaatttctccttcgcacttccactatctgagtaacgggtatcagatagtcggggaacttgacaatagtattttcttttgtttttacgtTGTGTTTGGCACTAATTTCTGCCCAGTTGCGCAAAAACTGAAAGTTAAATGCAACTGTTGTTGACATTTGGGCTGTATGAATAATCTATGCTTCCTTGGCTCCTGTGATTTGCTCACCAAATGGGAACATTATATGTCTTCATCAAGACGCCTCCTGATGCTTTCGATCTTTGTCTGCCTGACTCatcttgcttttgctttcaaTGTCATTTATTGTGTAATTGAAGCTTTACTATGGGCAAAACCtagccaaaacaaaacgaaaactcgttttcgcttttattgACCATTTGCGCGTCCTCACTCGCTATTTTTTCTCTTCAAGAAAGAAGCACACATAAAGTCTTCGGCTGCCTTTTACGGCTGCTTCTTAACAATCTGCTGCCGTTCGGCCATCGTGACACTGATACTTGGCCAGAAACCAGCAGCATCGCTTTGTGGTCTTGACCAAATAAGTTTGTTGAACAGGATTGTGTGACAAAAACCCATGTTGGAGCcattttagctttttggtTCACTCTCTGGACAATGGTTATACGGGCAAGAATTTGTGGGATTATTGACTaaagtttccatttccaatgtATGGTGACTTTCTTCTGCACTTCAGGAATCTTATTAATTAgcaaattttttaattcagatgaatattaattaaagttaatCCCGAGGGGATTGGTCGGTTCTGTTTTCAATCGAGACATATGGATCTCACCCACTTTCATTACATTAAATGTGTCTCTTACTTTGCTTATTCGTTCATGTCATGTTTGGTATGTTTGCTCGTTGAATTTGCACAATAATTTTCTGCTTTATTCGCATTTAACGAAATGCGCAGACAACAAAAGTTAAACTCAATTAGATTTAATCCAGCGAAAAAACGATGACGATATGAACTTTGAACTTCTGGGCTAATGGAATAAAGAACGATTCCCATTTTAATGTGAAAACACGCGGATAATTGTATatcgaatataaataattacattatTAGTTCAGTTACTAGGTTGGAAGGTGTCTTCTTTTTAGTCCTGCAACTTTCAATTTCTGTCATCCAAGTCTAATTTTCTCACAGATAAgaggtttttttttactttaaaggGATGCCCCTCGAGTTTCGCTTGAATTTGGATCAAATATGGCGGTAAAACCTTTGACTTGGTTCCAAGTACTAACTTAAGGggtcaaaatattttatacaattgTTTCACTAATTTATTATCTTTTCCTGTTGCAGAATACGTCGCCCCTGTGGGAGGACTTTGTGGCTAAGGCCGGAAAACTACACACTTGCTTAAGGTAAGTTAACTTTGGGTGTAAATCGGTTGCTTCATTCTGGAGAACGATATTTCATCAGCAGCCAGCTAACGAGCAACAGTTACAAAACTCTAGAACGAGAACTGCGTGTTAATAAACTCAATGTTCGTTTTCCTGAATTCGTCTTTACGCTTTTCACTTCCTCGCACTGCGGCGTATATAATGTGAGGcgtatataatttttttgtgctctttctgctgttgctgaatTTGTTGGTCGTTGGGTAGAGACCACCGGCACAGACTTCgggcatttgtttgttttattttctctgtgGTTTTAATGCTTAGACTTGGCCCAAATATTCTCGCGGACGAGGGTCCCCGCGGCAATGTCTGGCCAAAGTATATAGCCGCCGAATAGCGGTTGCATTAATCACTACCCCAAGTCCTATTGACCGAGTTCAAATCACGGGACTTGCCAAAACGCGCTTCGAGTGTTTGCCCACTGCGCTTGACACACATCTTGACCGATTTCCCGCAAGGTGAACCCGCCCGGATCAACACGCCCAGATGGGTACCACTTTTGTATACCCTAGATGTGGGTATTAAGCATTATTTACCATGGTTCCAATCATAAAAGAATTACGATTAAGTATATTTCACGCGATAGGGTATTCAAGGCTTCAGATACCACAGGTACTGTGTATgtttagtgtttttttttcctagcTGGCTCCTAATTGAAATATCGCCCACGGGCAAGTGGAGAAGATGTTTATTACATCTAGCTGGCTGGGCCCACAATAATAATGATGTTGCATTTGCTCTCCTCTGTTCACAGGGCCGCCATCCAGGCAATCGCCGCCTATTTGGATGCCTTCCAAAAGATAGCCGATGCGGCGACCAACTCAAGAGGTAAGTTCAAACCGTGGATTCGTCTGCGTGAAAATACAATACGGTGGAATCCCCTTCACCGCCGGCTCGGGTACTGTATCTCTTTCCGCTGCTCATTATTCATGGGTCTATTCGCAGTCAGCGGCGGTCATCGATCTGATTTGTATACACATTCATGCTTTCGATGTTTACGTTGTCGATTCTCCCTTTCTGCGTTCGAATGGCGATGTTGCTATTCTCTCTGACCTCACGCATTTCGTTGGTTttgctatttatatttatttatcgaGTGCCCGATTATGCAATGTCCGACGTCCGATTCTCGCAGCCCACCTCAGTCCGGACGGGAAATGCGATGCCAGATGGGAGAGCTGTGGTCGTTATTAGACTAGCAGCTTGAATATAGTACAACATGTGGCTGTTCCAttgacatttttcattttttatactCCTTTTTATACTCTCTTAACGCCCTTTCATGGATTTGGTGTGTGGCTGGTGCTAAGTGCACATGCTCGTGCCAACCCCTTTGGCAAGAGAAGCCTGCTCGCTTGGTCGTTTGCACTTACTAAATGGTTTCATTAGCTTTAGTGGTTACTTGGCTCAGTGCGGTCAAGCATCGACACATGTGTCCGTTCTCCCTTAGAGGCGTTCCAAATGCAACTCGAGTCTAAGTTTAAGATTCTTGATTCGCACTTGGCACACGGTCAACATGAGGGGTCCTCAAGGTGGTGGGTTTTCTGGGTACCCagctcatttggaatttgagGCAAGTGGTTCTGAGAGCCGGCCTTTCAAAGGAGACTCAAAAAGCTACTGCCTATTTGGCATATAAGTACACATCAAACGAGGATGGAAAAAGTTATTATATGATTCGGAGGCAGTCCGAGATAATCGGGCCGCCTGTCACTTGCTGGTGATATGCAGAcacagaagcaggagcagtagCAGTAACTGGTGGCCTGACCAGTTGTCCCGGATCCGACTTTGAATCGAACTGTGGCATGGCATAATGGGCACACACGGGACTTGGGACTTGGGACTCGGGAGCTAAGTCTGGAGAAATGGAGTCCCGATTCGTGTCGCATGCAATGTTGTCTGCTGCGCCTCCAAATTGAAACGACAGCCCATGGCGTGCGATTGTTGCTGCATGCTCTAAACATTTCCGCTGCCAGCTTAATTATTCGTGCTCCGTGGATGAATGGTTGTTCCCCTCCagtaatttaatttggcaacTGTTTAATATTGCATGCTTACATGCTTAATTTGGGTTACGAAACATACCAAGCAAGGTTCTAGGCAATTGATGGCGAAACAAGTGGAAAGTGAAACCTATTGTCTTATATAAGCTAAGTTCAATACATACATGTTAACTTCTTGAATAAAATATTGGATTTTAACATTTCGGGAAAGTTGGTATTGAAtgataaaatcaaattcaatgtCCTGTTTAAACTTGCTTCGCCACATGACAAAATGATCACTTGTATTCCCTTGATTGCAGGCGCCTCAAAGGAGATCGGCACCGCCCTGACCCGTGTTTGCCTCCGACACAAGGCGGTGGAGACACGTCTGAAGACCTTCACCAGCGCCATTATGGATTGCCTGGTGCAGCCGCTGCAGGAGAGGATCGAGGACTGGAAGCGCACGGTGGCCACCATCGACAAAGACCATGCCAAAGAGTACAAGCGCTGTCGCAGTGAACTGAAGAAGCGCTCCAGCGACACCCTGCGCCTGCAGAAGAAGGCGCGCAAGGGTCAGACGGACGGTTTGCAGTCCCTGATGGACTCGCACATGCAAGATGTCACCCTGCGCCGTGCAGAACTGGAGGAAGTCGAGAAGAAATCCTTGAGGTCGGCCATGGTGGAGGAGCGTCTTCGCTACTGCAGCTTTGTCCACATGCTTCAGCCAGTGGTGCACGAGGAGTGCGAGGTCATGTCAGAGTTGGGTCACCTACAGGTGCGTAGAGCGGTGCTTACATTGTGTGCTCAGTGACTAATAAAGTTTTTTTACAGGAAGCCATGCAGTCAATTGCGCTAGTAACCAAGGAACCCAGTGTCCTGCCCCAGGCCTCCGAGGAGCTAATTCACGACGCTAAGGCCAGCATTAATCTGTACCCGGAGTCTCCAGGTGGCGGTTCCGGCTCGCAGGGCGGCGGCTGCTCCAACTCGCTGGGTTCCCGAAAGAGCTCCGTCTGTTCCATCAGCAGTATGAACAGCAGCGGCTCGAGCAATTCTCCCGGTCACCATCACTATCCGCGCTCCTTGTCGCAGGTGCGTCATGTCACAGGGTTTCGTAGATGCCCATCATCAAACCCACATTTGGCATTGTGGCGTCCGctcatttcttgtttttcatcAATGGTCTTTTGTGttccgttttcgtttttttagTTTGTAACGCCCGCAATTCGCTTGAAACCTGGTGAATCCAGTGATAGTGGCTTTTGCTCATCGCCAGCTCTAACAACACaggttttcatttctttttcttccgTTCAATTTTACCCAATTACAAAGACTTCTCCAAGTTATCTTTAACTGCTTTGATTTTACTGACGGCTTTGCTGATTCTCCACAGACCTCGAATGCAACGAATCAAACGGCAAATGTCTCAACCTGGCCCCCACATTCCCAGGATGGCGTAGACACACTGCCACCGACCGCTGACCGTCCGCACACCATTTCGACGGCATACGAAAAGGGTCACCAGCGTCCTCCACTGACCGTCTACACGTTCCAAAACCCGGAGACCATTCACGAGTCGGGCAGCTGCTTGAACAACGGAACCGCAGCCCCGAATGGACAGCCCCTGTCCGGACAAACCACTCCGGCCACTCAGAAATCACCGGCTGCCTCACTTAGTCGGCCTCCCTTGCCAGTTGTAAGTAGGGAGTAGTCATTAAATCAAACAACAATTTATAAagggtttttgtttattttgtattgttCTGGTCCTTAATCGAGTATTAGGTATTAATTACTTAATAAGAAAAATTTACTTTCCTTTGGTCATGAAAAAGAAAGAGCGGACTTTGTCTAGACTGCTAAAATAAATCGTTTAAACTAAGTTAAAGATAATATTGCATTAACAAAATCGAATACCAGATGCGAAGATTTCAAAACTACAGTATTTATAGATATGATACTTATGTATGTTATGTATGTTGATTGCGCTATGTAGAATCATCTGAATTTGTCTTTAAGTACTAAGTGTATGCAATGTTATGGAAGGAGACAATAGTCGAATAGTCGGGAAACCGTCTATTAACTTTTTACATTCTATTAAGTTGTCTCTCTCGTTGTGTTGGCCGGGATACTCGCCATAGAAGCCAGCCCATGTGGTGAGTATTCCAGAGTCAGAGCCCCACCAATCGTAGATCCAACAGCGCGCTCATCTGCATGCGCCCCGCTAGACCACTGACAACTAGGACCTTTAAGTCGCCTCATCATTAAACCTAAAACATTTAGATTTTCACCGTGACTAACCGATGGCCTTACACACTTTTCAGCGCTGCTCGTCGCTGGAGCGACCCCTTTCGGCCCAGAGTAACCACCGCCAGGGAAGTGGGAGCAACCTGCTGCAGCGCCAGTGCCCCTCGCCGATTCCGGCTCATATCACGAAAGGTAAATGGTGCGCAATGCCTGGCAATTGCCCAGCTTGTCTCCGTGTATTTGTGTGCACGCTTGCCCTTGGCTAATCCCATCAGTCTTACTAATAACCGTGTCCACCCGCATGTCCTTGCTAACATCATCCGCACACAGAGCTGTCCGCAGCACATCAtgcacagcaacagcagcagcagcaaaatcaGCAGCCTCAGACGCCACCCACCTATGTGAACATGTCTGAGTTGGCCACCATGGCAGCTTTGAAGCAAGCCAACCAACAGCAAAAGACCTCTACGCCGCctctgcagcagcagagctCCATTGACTCGGCCTGCTCCCAGCATTCCAACGACTCCTCCGGCTCGcatcagctcctccagcagcagcagcaacatccatCGCAGCAAAATCACCACTCAGCCACTGCCACACGCTCCCATTCCATATCCTCGACGGCTTCGTCACTTCACTCGCATCCGTCGATCGACTCCACCGTCGCTTGCGGCTCGCTGGTGGGCCAACACAACcacagcaccagcaccaacacGAACACCAACACCACCTCGCCGTCCAGTGGCAGCTCCACGCCACAGAACCATTACTCGCCCCTGCTAACCAACTCCCCCACGTCCACTGCCGCAGGTACTCCCAGTGGCAGCAGCTTAGGTCCTGGGCCCGGTTTGGGATTTGTCTACCAGGTCAGCTCCCCGACGCCTCCCTCCAGCGAGGTGCTGAAGATCACCGAGCAAACCGCAGCAGGACAGGATCAGAGTACAGCCAACAGCGTAGCAGAAGAGATGGATGAGCGATCAAGGGCCTCTGTCCTGCAGAAGGCTTCAATGTTCGAAAAGGCGGCAGCTGCGGCTGCGGTCTCGCCTCCAGCTTCCATTCAGGTTGCATCCAGTGCCCCAGCTTCGGGAGGCGGAACTCGACGATCAgaggcggagcagcaggaaaTGGGTGAGTTGAATCAGCGACCAGCCGGATCGTTGAAAGCGAAGTGTGTCAATTGATCCTAGCACCCAGCCCACCCAGCACCAAAGAGCACTTTGAACATGAGTCTCCCCTGTCTTCACTTTCATGACTAGcccgtttttatttataattgacAAACATatcgtaaatattttttaacccccaaatttcttttttgtttttccctccCCTTTCTCTAcaaatttttggtttgttgtgTAAATGCAACGGCAACAACTGCATCAAAACCAACTTTAAaccattaattattttttggttttgactTCATGTTCACCCTACCCAAAATCTCTTTCGTCTGTAAACTATTATTCACAATGAACCAACTGcaccacaaaaacaacaacaacaaaactgtCTTCAAATCGATaccaacaaatatgaaaatatgaatttaacaGACAAATCTTTCGAAGATTCAATACAAGCactaaataatttaattggcGAACTAGACTCCTTTCAACGCGAGATAGATGAGGGCAAGGTCAAGCCGCCGAGCAACAACAtaagcggcagcaacaacaatatgaccaccagcagcaacagcagcagcgacaacaacaacctcCCCGCCACTAGCAACATCGAGCCCTGCGCCATCAGCAATCAGACAAACTCGAGCGGCTGTGGAACAGACATATCTGACACCACGTCCGACGAACTGGCCGGCGACGATATGGACGTCAGGCAGCGGGATCGAGATCAGGATCTGCTCGGCGCCAGCGATTCGGAGCTGAGTCGCTGCTATGTGAGCGAGACGAGTTCGCTGACCGGTGGTCTGACGGCCGGCGGCTACGAGAATCCCACATTCGCGCACTTTGCGGCCAATGCGAATAGAGATGACGCTGTTTCCCTGGCCTCCGACAGCGTTTGTCTCGGCCAGCCACGCCATGCCTACGTGGATACTTGTAGCGACAGCGGCAGTGCCGTGGTGGTGATCTACGACCACCAGATTCCCAACACGCCCGACATTGAGTTCGTGAAGCAGAACTCCGAAATTGTAGTGCTGCGGACCAAGGATCCGCAGCCCCACGCGCTTCAGCTGCACGAGATGCGcgagctgcagcagttgccCGCGAATTTAGCCGCTTCACCGGACTCCTCGCCGGACTCGGCCGCTGGCCAGGCGCCACCAACAGCAACTGTGGCGCCCGCCAAGCAGCGACTCTCCTCGTTTCGCGCCACCAGTGAACAGCAGTTGCAACTCCTCGGACGCGGCAGTCCGCAAAGAGGTAAAACACCCAGTGAGCAGGTGGTACAGAGCAGACCACAGGACCAGCATTATCCACAGACACATCAGCAGGATATTGATGGCAGTAGTCCACCAGTAGAAATTGCAAGGCGCCAGCTGCCCCCCAAGCCCACCAGCTTGAGCGTTTTTAACGGCCCCGTCCCCACTGCGGGCGATAGGCCTGTTGTGCCTCGAAAGTCGGATTTTAAGGCCGATCTAGATGCTAAAATACGCAGGCAAAAGCAGAAAGTTaaacagcagttgcagcagcaacagcagcaagaaacgcagcagcagcagcaagcaccACAAGAACAGCAACACTCACCACAGTCGCCCCAAACCAGAAACTGTAATGTCACTAATCAACAAGCCGCCAGTATTACTGAATTTGCATCTGCAACCGCACCAGCATCCACAGACCCGTACCCGCATCAAAATCATAGAATGCCAAACCAAAATCAGACAGCCACATCCAATCACAAGCAGTGCAAGACGACCACAATGGCATTGTCACCGTCATCACCTCGCGGCCATCTGCCATTATCACCGTCATCGCTATCGTCATTACCATTACCAGCCACCAATTCATCACCATCAAATGGTCGGTCATCGATGTTGTCCGCCAGTGACCGACCACCCGATCATCCATATGTGTGCTCGAATGCTCCAGCCAATCCCCACCATGCCAATAGCATTACAAATGCCAATGTCAATGCCAATGCCCAGCTCAAGCCGTGCATTACGCCCCGGCCGGCTTCGTTGTCGGGTTcgttttgttgatttttgatttttatggttttggtttttgattcCTTTTTTTTGAATACGTTCTTACTTAGTTGTACTTTGCAAATATCCTTATTATTTGTGCTTGCCAAAGTAACTTCACGTGGTTATtggttttttcgttttgctaTAAGTTCGATGTGGTAACCTTTCTCGCGCTAAGCACTAAGCTCATACCATCAAGTCACAATCATTAAGTTCAGATCATCAACAGACAACTCAAAAACAGCATGATACTGCCACTAACTGCTCAATGCTTAATCACTAATCAGATTTGATCAATTGTAACTACAATCTTTTcacaaaattgcattttgcgaAATCGCTTGAATTAGGGGAAATTTCTTTTCTACATGAATTTATATCGGAAGTGCCATCACTGCCATTAACGTTTTTCCACTCGCTTCGGGGTCACCATTATGATTCACAGCAGACCGAGAATTTTCATAACTTTTTCGATCAGCAGATCCTAACTCTGCGTCTATCTCTAACTTCTGGTATTAGATGGTGTCCTGTGTTTTGTGTGCCAAGTGTATAACTGATTACTGTACATAAATGTGAATAACAGCATAAACCAATGACTTGATGCGCAAAATGACCGCCTTACTTACTATGATTTTTACTTTTCCTAGGAGGAGCAGCCAGCGGTGGCTCCACGCGCATCGGACGTCGCTCGTCCATCAATCAGGCCAAGCCACCGCCGCCAGTTAGACGCAGTTCGTCGGTGACCCCCAGTCCCAATGCCTCGGTCGGGGTAAGTTAAAACGATTAATTACACCCTACACCCAACTAAGTTAGTCACTTAATATAAGGTAGTCGCTAAGCCGCTCAACTCTGGGTCACACACTCTTCGGTTTTCATTTTGCTATTACTCTTTAACTTATGATTTAATTACGCaacgcagctgcagcagcaaccacagcacGCGACTCTGTCGCAGCAGAATCACCAACTAAGCAGCTCCAGCGAGCACTTACCGCCACCCCCGCCATTCATGCTGGACTCTATGGCCCAGATTCCCAGCTCAGCGCTGAAAGTATCGGAGACGGTAAGAGCCCTGGCAGCCATGCGGCACCATCCAGCATCACCCGTGTCACTCAGGCgcatgcaacagcaacagcaccagcttcagcagcaacagcagcaacatgtgcagctgcagcaacccCTATTGCAGGTGTGTGCACGCTAGGCCAGTTCCCATCTGTACCAAAATGTTAGAATTCCTACACTCACCTGGCTAATTGACTTTGCAACCTAACTGGgtacaatattttttataattctcAAGTGTCACAGGATCCATATGCCTATCACTAATCGTAAACTGTAGGACTTTTAGTAGCTTTGCTAACGTAAAAATAATAGATTTTTAGCATGCCTTTCCTCTAACCTGAGCTTAGTtccatatattttcttatgtCAGCATCAATAGCATACCTTACGTGTCGAAGAATACAAATGTAGGTATATTTTGAGCTCATTGGGCAACGCTTTAAacttgaaatacattttggaTACTCAAGAATTATTCCCCAATAAAAGacagtatatttatattctttggGCCTATCTAGTGCTCGAGAGACCCACcttcaattgattttcttGCACTActtatcatttcattttatttcaacttACGTTTGCTTTACCACTACCACACACAAACCGAAACCCTTATACCCCACGTAGTCTGCGCACAACTCCCCCTCGAAAGATGACCTGACCGTAATCCACGACTATTTGGATCTGCACGCATATGCTCAGGCCTTGGCCACGGGTCAACAGCCAGGCGGTCAGCAGATGGCCAACCCGCATCGCTTTTttcaccagcagcaacatcagccaccgccgccgcctgtCTATCAAGTCGATGCCGTAAGTGACCAGCGGGTATCTCGCGGGCTAACTAACCTAAACTAACAGCTGTCTTCGTCTGGCCTAAAACGTCTGCCCTCCTTCCAGCTTAGTTGTAATGCTATATTCATAGATAACTCTAGAGCTTAGCTTTGGTCGTGTTTTGGCTAAATTTTAATTAGCGCCCGTCTTCCTCTCTTTTTTCTCATGCCACAACCACACGATCACTGACATACATTCACGACCAGACATTCCGCACCTCATCACCAGCCGCGGGCGGAGGGGGTGGCGGCAGCATATACGCCCAGCCCAAACTGGTCAACAGCATGTCAAGCTTCCGCACCAGCAGCCCCAGTCCCAATGGACATGCTCACCCACTGCCACCGACACAGCCAAAGGCGAATCCGAACCTAATTGCACAGCTCAATGCACGACTCAGcggcaaacagcaacagcagcagcaggtcgAGGGGATCTACGGCAACCAGCAGGCGCCCGGGGGAGAGTCTATCTACATGCGGAGTGGCTTGCCCATGtcgcagccgcaacagcagcaacactatGACGGTAAATCTGAACAAATCcagctgcaccaccagcaacagcataGAATTTACGCTAGTTTCGGCACCTCATCATCACCAATGTCATCGGCCCAtacggccagcagcagcactaaACCGTCCATTCTAACACCGACCACCTCATTCAATGCATTGCCTCACTTTCCCCTGTCTTCATCCACATCATCGTTGCTCTCCAAAGTCAGCTCATTCTCGAACTCTTCATCCGCATCCCCACCAACAATGGCAGCGGCCCCTGGTTCGGCCAATTCGCATTATCAGCCACCGCAGCCGCCGAATGCAGCAGTTGCTAACAGCAAAGACATGGCCACCTACTCAAGTTCGTTTACCAAAAATACAGCAGCTGCGCAATCGCCGAACATGAGACAGGCTCATTCccatcagcaccaccaacagccgcagcagcactACACTTGTCCGCCTCCTCTGGAGGAtcccccaccgccgcccattTACGCCGCCAGTGCATCGGCCACGATGCCCAAGAAGGTTGTCCGTCCGCCCACTGGCCAGAACACGTCTCACTCGAGCGCCTA
This genomic stretch from Drosophila teissieri strain GT53w chromosome 2L, Prin_Dtei_1.1, whole genome shotgun sequence harbors:
- the LOC122611437 gene encoding DNA N6-methyl adenine demethylase isoform X9, which codes for MDLSLERDSSALGSLFQQIINDMKNTSPLWEDFVAKAGKLHTCLRAAIQAIAAYLDAFQKIADAATNSRGASKEIGTALTRVCLRHKAVETRLKTFTSAIMDCLVQPLQERIEDWKRTVATIDKDHAKEYKRCRSELKKRSSDTLRLQKKARKGQTDGLQSLMDSHMQDVTLRRAELEEVEKKSLRSAMVEERLRYCSFVHMLQPVVHEECEVMSELGHLQEAMQSIALVTKEPSVLPQASEELIHDAKASINLYPESPGGGSGSQGGGCSNSLGSRKSSVCSISSMNSSGSSNSPGHHHYPRSLSQFVTPAIRLKPGESSDSGFCSSPALTTQTSNATNQTANVSTWPPHSQDGVDTLPPTADRPHTISTAYEKGHQRPPLTVYTFQNPETIHESGSCLNNGTAAPNGQPLSGQTTPATQKSPAASLSRPPLPVRCSSLERPLSAQSNHRQGSGSNLLQRQCPSPIPAHITKGTPSGSSLGPGPGLGFVYQVSSPTPPSSEVLKITEQTAAGQDQSTANSVAEEMDERSRASVLQKASMFEKAAAAAAVSPPASIQVASSAPASGGGTRRSEAEQQEMDKSFEDSIQALNNLIGELDSFQREIDEGKVKPPSNNISGSNNNMTTSSNSSSDNNNLPATSNIEPCAISNQTNSSGCGTDISDTTSDELAGDDMDVRQRDRDQDLLGASDSELSRCYVSETSSLTGGLTAGGYENPTFAHFAANANRDDAVSLASDSVCLGQPRHAYVDTCSDSGSAVVVIYDHQIPNTPDIEFVKQNSEIVVLRTKDPQPHALQLHEMRELQQLPANLAASPDSSPDSAAGQAPPTATVAPAKQRLSSFRATSEQQLQLLGRGSPQRGKTPSEQVVQSRPQDQHYPQTHQQDIDGSSPPVEIARRQLPPKPTSLSVFNGPVPTAGDRPVVPRKSDFKADLDAKIRRQKQKVKQQLQQQQQQETQQQQQAPQEQQHSPQSPQTRNCNVTNQQAASITEFASATAPASTDPYPHQNHRMPNQNQTATSNHKQCKTTTMALSPSSPRGHLPLSPSSLSSLPLPATNSSPSNGRSSMLSASDRPPDHPYVCSNAPANPHHANSITNANVNANAQLKPCITPRPASLSGGAASGGSTRIGRRSSINQAKPPPPVRRSSSVTPSPNASVGLQQQPQHATLSQQNHQLSSSSEHLPPPPPFMLDSMAQIPSSALKVSETVRALAAMRHHPASPVSLRRMQQQQHQLQQQQQQHVQLQQPLLQSAHNSPSKDDLTVIHDYLDLHAYAQALATGQQPGGQQMANPHRFFHQQQHQPPPPPVYQVDATFRTSSPAAGGGGGGSIYAQPKLVNSMSSFRTSSPSPNGHAHPLPPTQPKANPNLIAQLNARLSGKQQQQQQVEGIYGNQQAPGGESIYMRSGLPMSQPQQQQHYDGKSEQIQLHHQQQHRIYASFGTSSSPMSSAHTASSSTKPSILTPTTSFNALPHFPLSSSTSSLLSKVSSFSNSSSASPPTMAAAPGSANSHYQPPQPPNAAVANSKDMATYSSSFTKNTAAAQSPNMRQAHSHQHHQQPQQHYTCPPPLEDPPPPPIYAASASATMPKKVVRPPTGQNTSHSSAYAAASTTATLPRNMMQQQQRLQQQQYQQPASIGIGNGNGHLGQRPQLPLPQQKLRAAQQQHLAEQQHQQQQQHQLQHQQHQQRQPAIPSRHSSVQQKIFVSTNPFIQTTAVKFHSPSASPTCGSPVTGSGSLASIYATTSRGGHHHQQQAQQQHYYRDAAGGNSNGGAAHYNHNAHAHSPAHHPNYATSTNIEKTGSIRTKTKAEFLENLNAKLAKQGMSGRAFAVRNLINSKALPDPRICHESLMDQIKRGATLKRNQKINDRSAPKIH